A single genomic interval of Tsukamurella paurometabola harbors:
- a CDS encoding adenylate/guanylate cyclase domain-containing protein: MPLGRVAGIEGDGADYGSPLLGTRTEGARQRRTRTVALIAVSSSAATLLGGGFAAMLIVVGIPEPSVQRPELYTVNTVAVPSYIAAGLIVGHLYTFWLVYRSLRWTGGDDPPTQQEAADALALPRRLYWFEMLAWLCAAILFGWLYGRVDMDLVPKVSLVVLGAGLMTSGVVRVLTEFSMRPVTAIALRVTRPEPRHQSLQGRSLRLWILGSGLPFLGVITVALFALFEPAATVRGIAISMCALAAGGFFSGMVFNLLSSSRVSAPVKSVTTGMRRVSEGRYDTEVVVYDGTSLGDLQSGFNAMAAGLRERERVRDLYARQVGEQVARATIESEPELGGVEQTVAVIFIDLVGSTALAAERPAAEVVQILNRFCGVVVAEVNSRGGLVNKFEGDAVLAIFGAPAPLTDPAGAALSAARAMMRRLAREVPEIRAGCGVTHGVVVAGYVGAADRFEYTVIGDPVNEAARLSTYAKADPTVPWASAPAVETADPAECTRWRPGPIDVLRGRTQETRMYVAKR; encoded by the coding sequence ATGCCCCTCGGGCGCGTGGCGGGGATCGAGGGCGACGGGGCCGACTACGGCTCCCCACTCCTCGGTACCCGCACGGAGGGCGCCCGGCAGCGCAGGACCCGCACCGTCGCGCTGATCGCGGTCAGTTCGTCCGCCGCGACGCTGCTCGGCGGCGGCTTCGCGGCGATGCTCATCGTGGTCGGCATCCCCGAGCCCTCCGTGCAGCGGCCCGAGCTGTACACCGTCAACACCGTGGCCGTGCCGTCGTACATCGCGGCGGGCCTGATCGTGGGGCACCTCTACACCTTCTGGCTGGTGTACCGCTCGCTGCGGTGGACCGGCGGCGACGATCCGCCGACGCAGCAGGAGGCCGCCGACGCCCTGGCCCTGCCGCGCCGCCTCTACTGGTTCGAGATGCTCGCGTGGCTCTGCGCCGCGATCCTGTTCGGGTGGCTGTACGGCCGCGTCGACATGGATCTCGTGCCCAAGGTGTCGCTCGTCGTGCTCGGTGCCGGGCTGATGACCTCGGGCGTGGTGCGGGTGCTCACCGAGTTCAGCATGCGGCCCGTCACCGCGATCGCGCTGCGCGTCACCCGGCCGGAGCCGCGGCACCAGAGCCTGCAGGGACGTTCGCTGCGGCTGTGGATCCTGGGGTCGGGGCTGCCCTTCCTCGGCGTCATCACGGTGGCGCTGTTCGCGCTGTTCGAACCCGCCGCCACGGTGCGCGGCATCGCGATCAGCATGTGCGCCCTCGCCGCCGGAGGATTCTTCTCCGGGATGGTCTTCAACCTGCTCTCGTCCTCGCGGGTCTCCGCTCCCGTGAAGAGCGTGACCACCGGCATGCGGCGGGTGTCGGAGGGCCGCTACGACACCGAGGTCGTGGTCTACGACGGGACCTCATTGGGCGACCTGCAGTCCGGGTTCAACGCGATGGCCGCGGGCCTGCGCGAACGGGAACGCGTGCGCGACCTCTACGCCCGGCAGGTCGGCGAACAGGTCGCCCGCGCCACCATCGAGAGCGAGCCCGAGCTGGGTGGCGTCGAGCAGACCGTCGCCGTGATCTTCATCGACCTCGTCGGCTCCACGGCCCTCGCCGCGGAGCGGCCCGCCGCCGAGGTCGTCCAGATCCTCAACCGGTTCTGCGGCGTCGTCGTCGCGGAGGTGAACAGCCGCGGCGGCCTGGTCAACAAGTTCGAGGGCGACGCGGTGCTCGCGATCTTCGGCGCGCCCGCCCCGCTGACCGATCCGGCGGGCGCCGCGCTCTCGGCTGCGCGCGCCATGATGCGGCGCCTCGCCCGCGAGGTGCCCGAGATCCGCGCGGGCTGCGGCGTCACCCACGGCGTCGTCGTCGCCGGCTACGTCGGCGCAGCCGACAGGTTCGAGTACACGGTGATCGGCGATCCGGTCAACGAGGCCGCCCGCCTCTCGACCTACGCCAAGGCGGATCCGACGGTGCCCTGGGCCTCGGCCCCGGCGGTCGAGACCGCCGACCCGGCGGAGTGCACGCGCTGGCGGCCCGGCCCCATCGACGTGCTGCGCGGCCGCACCCAGGAGACCCGGATGTACGTCGCGAAGCGCTGA
- a CDS encoding ABC transporter substrate-binding protein, translated as MRLVSAVFAVLLSITLAACGSASDSRPGGDAPRSPQRVASLGLGDVDTLLALGVVPVIVAPWAQDAKEPVGEWAKPLLQGKNPQMLLGTGTAMDTKAVETLAASKPDVIVAVNSGFDDATFSRLEAIAPVIRRPAQFTAWGVPWEDQVRAIAGGIGRAAQGDALVTKTQATIRRTQEQHPQYRGKTAATVLPKSDGGFYAYATSDGRGQVLTMLGFTLPETVSSLIPAGTFFAEIPAERVDVLNLDALVYLDYGTKVAEDTAFRSLAVSREHRVTTIDKTIGNAMSMPNPVTIEWVLQQLPPRLPTFG; from the coding sequence ATGCGTCTGGTCTCGGCGGTGTTCGCCGTGCTGCTCTCGATCACCCTCGCGGCGTGCGGCTCCGCGTCCGACTCGCGTCCCGGCGGTGACGCCCCGCGGTCGCCGCAGCGCGTCGCCTCGCTCGGGCTCGGCGACGTCGACACCCTGCTCGCGCTCGGCGTGGTCCCGGTGATCGTCGCACCCTGGGCGCAGGACGCCAAGGAACCCGTGGGCGAATGGGCGAAGCCCCTGCTACAGGGGAAGAACCCGCAGATGCTGCTCGGCACCGGCACCGCGATGGACACCAAGGCCGTCGAGACGCTAGCCGCGTCGAAGCCCGACGTCATCGTCGCCGTGAACTCGGGTTTCGATGACGCCACCTTCTCGCGCCTCGAGGCGATCGCGCCCGTGATCCGGCGGCCCGCACAGTTCACCGCGTGGGGCGTGCCGTGGGAGGACCAGGTCCGCGCGATCGCCGGCGGTATCGGCCGCGCGGCGCAGGGCGATGCCCTGGTCACCAAGACGCAGGCGACGATCCGCCGCACGCAGGAGCAGCACCCGCAGTACCGGGGGAAGACGGCGGCCACCGTCCTGCCCAAGTCCGATGGGGGCTTCTACGCGTACGCCACCAGCGACGGCCGCGGCCAGGTGCTCACCATGCTCGGCTTCACGCTGCCCGAGACCGTCTCGTCGCTGATCCCCGCCGGCACGTTCTTCGCCGAGATCCCGGCGGAGCGCGTGGACGTACTGAACCTCGACGCCCTGGTCTACCTGGACTACGGCACGAAGGTCGCTGAGGACACCGCGTTCCGCTCACTCGCGGTGAGCCGCGAACACCGGGTCACGACCATCGACAAGACGATCGGCAACGCGATGTCGATGCCGAACCCGGTGACCATCGAGTGGGTGCTCCAACAACTGCCGCCGCGGCTCCCCACCTTCGGCTGA
- a CDS encoding FecCD family ABC transporter permease — MTLSATEEAPTGGTPSARPGPASGASRRRRRLVGLVLLLALLVVTVIASLAIGSRSLAPSLVWDGLWHDYTTGPNPADPELNQAAIIIQTLRVPRTLLALIAGAALALAGALIQGHTRNPVADPGFLGLTQGAAFAVVCATFVGGLTQPIQYVWFAFLGTALTAILVFGLSSLGRGVGSPLTLVLAGMGVAMFLSSTTSAIALSDNASLETLRFWNAGAVVGRGFDVIAVVAPFIAAGVVLALANGPAVNLLNMGDDVAKGLGLNINLARTVGITAVTLLVGAATAACGSISFLGLMVPHIVRYFTGPDYRWLLPYSALMGAWLLLAADIVGRVVARPGELEVGIVVALFGAPFFVALVWWRKAVKV, encoded by the coding sequence GTGACCCTTTCTGCGACTGAGGAGGCCCCGACCGGGGGCACTCCGTCCGCGCGTCCGGGGCCGGCCTCCGGCGCCTCCCGGCGCAGGCGCCGCCTGGTCGGGCTGGTCCTGCTGCTCGCGCTGCTGGTGGTGACGGTGATCGCCTCGCTCGCGATCGGCTCCCGCAGCCTCGCGCCCTCGCTGGTGTGGGACGGCCTGTGGCACGACTACACCACCGGGCCGAATCCAGCGGATCCCGAGCTGAACCAGGCCGCGATCATCATCCAGACGCTGCGCGTGCCGCGCACCCTGCTGGCGCTCATCGCAGGCGCGGCGCTGGCGTTGGCGGGTGCGCTGATCCAGGGCCACACCCGCAACCCCGTCGCCGATCCCGGCTTCCTCGGCCTCACCCAGGGCGCGGCGTTCGCCGTGGTCTGCGCGACCTTCGTCGGCGGCCTCACCCAGCCGATCCAGTACGTCTGGTTCGCCTTCCTCGGCACCGCCCTCACTGCGATCCTCGTGTTCGGCCTCTCCAGCCTGGGGCGCGGCGTCGGCTCGCCGCTGACGCTGGTGCTCGCGGGCATGGGCGTGGCGATGTTCCTCAGCTCGACGACCTCCGCGATCGCGCTCAGCGACAACGCCTCGCTCGAGACCCTCCGGTTCTGGAACGCCGGCGCCGTCGTCGGCCGCGGCTTCGACGTCATCGCCGTCGTGGCACCGTTCATCGCCGCCGGAGTGGTCCTCGCGCTCGCCAACGGCCCGGCGGTGAACCTGCTCAACATGGGCGACGACGTCGCCAAGGGGCTGGGCCTCAACATCAACCTCGCGCGGACCGTCGGCATCACGGCGGTCACGCTGCTCGTGGGCGCCGCCACCGCCGCCTGCGGCAGCATCTCCTTCCTCGGACTCATGGTGCCGCACATCGTGCGCTACTTCACCGGCCCCGACTACCGCTGGCTGCTGCCGTATTCGGCGCTGATGGGCGCCTGGCTGCTGCTGGCCGCCGACATCGTGGGCCGTGTGGTCGCGCGACCCGGAGAGCTCGAGGTCGGCATCGTCGTGGCGCTGTTCGGCGCGCCCTTCTTCGTGGCACTCGTCTGGTGGCGGAAGGCGGTCAAGGTATGA
- a CDS encoding FecCD family ABC transporter permease gives MSTTLEPVDERKPPIRPGLRFGNVVSFVWRPWPVAVTVLLALVAFVAFCASIRLGAFPMTFGEVLQALVGTGDQTTHFIVMELRMPRALVGLVVGAALGMSGAIVQSIARNPLASPDILGVTAGAGVAAVFLVTSTGTLAATLNNGVGLPVVAVTGGLLTGGLVYLLAVRGGVDGMRLILVGIAITFLMRALVDWMLVRADIRDVARAQTWLVGSLESRDWSDVWTALGLAVPAALLALAAAFPLRAVQLGDDVALGLGVRLGRNRAVLLIASVLLASAGVAAAGPIGFIAFVSPQLAMRLTRLPTPPLIPSALMGAALLSCADLAARTMFSVALPVGIITAAVGGPFLVYLLVRQNLKGAK, from the coding sequence ATGAGCACCACCCTCGAGCCGGTCGACGAACGCAAGCCGCCGATCCGGCCCGGCCTGCGGTTCGGGAACGTCGTCTCCTTCGTGTGGCGGCCCTGGCCCGTCGCCGTGACGGTGCTCCTCGCCCTCGTGGCCTTCGTGGCCTTCTGCGCCAGCATCCGCCTCGGCGCCTTCCCGATGACCTTCGGCGAGGTCCTGCAGGCGCTGGTCGGCACCGGCGACCAGACCACGCACTTCATCGTCATGGAGCTGCGCATGCCGCGCGCCCTCGTCGGGCTCGTGGTCGGTGCCGCGCTGGGCATGTCGGGCGCCATCGTTCAGTCGATCGCCCGCAACCCGCTGGCCAGCCCCGACATCCTCGGCGTGACCGCCGGTGCGGGCGTGGCCGCCGTCTTCCTCGTCACCTCGACCGGCACCCTCGCGGCCACGCTCAACAACGGCGTCGGGCTCCCCGTGGTCGCTGTGACCGGAGGCCTCCTCACGGGTGGGCTGGTATACCTCCTCGCCGTCCGCGGCGGGGTCGACGGTATGCGGCTGATCCTGGTCGGCATCGCCATCACCTTCCTCATGCGGGCCCTCGTCGACTGGATGTTGGTGCGCGCCGACATCCGCGACGTGGCGCGCGCGCAGACCTGGCTCGTCGGCTCGTTGGAGAGTCGCGACTGGTCGGACGTGTGGACCGCGCTCGGCCTCGCCGTTCCCGCTGCGCTGCTCGCGTTGGCCGCGGCGTTCCCGCTGCGCGCCGTGCAGCTCGGCGACGACGTGGCGCTCGGCCTGGGCGTGCGGCTCGGCCGCAACCGCGCGGTGCTGCTCATCGCCTCGGTCCTGCTCGCCTCCGCCGGCGTCGCCGCCGCCGGGCCGATCGGCTTCATCGCCTTCGTCTCGCCCCAGCTCGCGATGCGGCTGACCCGGCTCCCCACGCCGCCGCTGATCCCGTCGGCGCTCATGGGCGCGGCGCTGCTCTCCTGCGCCGACCTCGCCGCCCGCACGATGTTCTCCGTCGCGCTGCCGGTGGGCATCATCACCGCCGCCGTGGGCGGGCCGTTCCTCGTCTATCTCCTCGTCCGCCAGAACCTCAAGGGGGCCAAGTGA
- a CDS encoding ABC transporter ATP-binding protein: MTTTDTATTAPSRLGARNVTSGYGQVAVLDGLDLDIPTGVVTTIIGPNGCGKSTLLRTLARLIKPSSGHVVLDGADIATLKSKQIATTMGLLPQSPLAPEGLTVGDLVARGRHPHQSWLRQWSSDDAEVVDAALEQTGVRDLADRTVDSLSGGQRQRVWISMTLAQGTDLLLLDEPTTYLDLSHALDVLDLVDELSSQGRTVVMVLHDLNLAIRYSDHIIAMKDGAVVAQGAPADVISEEMLRETFGLHSRVIDDPVAPGRPCIIPIGTRRTGDAAP, translated from the coding sequence GTGACCACAACAGACACCGCGACGACGGCACCGTCGCGCCTCGGCGCCCGCAACGTCACCTCCGGCTACGGGCAGGTCGCGGTCCTCGACGGCCTGGACCTGGACATCCCGACCGGGGTGGTCACCACCATCATCGGGCCCAACGGGTGCGGCAAGTCGACGCTGCTGCGGACCCTCGCCCGGCTGATCAAGCCCTCGTCGGGGCACGTCGTCCTCGACGGCGCCGACATCGCCACGCTCAAGTCGAAGCAGATCGCCACGACGATGGGCCTGCTCCCGCAGAGCCCCCTCGCCCCCGAGGGGCTGACGGTGGGCGACCTCGTGGCCCGCGGCCGGCACCCGCACCAGTCGTGGCTGCGGCAGTGGAGCTCCGACGACGCCGAGGTCGTCGACGCCGCGCTCGAACAGACCGGGGTCCGCGATCTCGCGGACCGCACCGTCGACTCGCTCTCCGGCGGCCAGCGCCAGCGCGTGTGGATCTCGATGACCCTCGCGCAGGGCACCGACCTGCTGCTTCTCGACGAGCCGACGACCTACCTCGACCTCTCGCATGCGCTCGACGTACTCGACCTCGTCGACGAGCTCAGCAGCCAGGGGCGGACCGTCGTCATGGTGCTGCACGACCTGAACCTCGCGATCCGGTACAGCGACCACATCATCGCGATGAAGGACGGCGCGGTGGTCGCCCAGGGGGCGCCCGCGGACGTCATCAGCGAGGAGATGCTGCGCGAGACCTTCGGCCTGCACTCCCGGGTGATCGACGATCCGGTCGCGCCCGGACGCCCCTGCATCATCCCGATCGGCACCCGCCGCACGGGCGACGCCGCTCCGTAG
- a CDS encoding serine/threonine-protein kinase, which yields MTDDVDESEHTQAQVVTFDDDEEEQGTVGAPMVDLFDDTEPPPVGTQVTAVPPPAPAVATEATPRFGNGPVRSVSTTRVAARRRVGGGLVEIPRITEVDPSEAIRTNPIIAEGKRYCWNCRKPVGRAHDGEPGQLIGTCPHCGARFSFEPALKPGDIVADQYEIKGAIAHGGMGWIYLATDLNVVDRPVVLKGLLNSGDAQAQAVAVSERRFLAEMTHPSIVKIYNFVEHPDPDGTQIGYIVMEYVPGKTVKDILAEAAEDGDAGAKVEVEQAIAYILEVLPALGYLHSLGLAYNDLKPDNIMISEEDVKLIDLGAVAPLAGYGYIYGTPGFQAPEIAKTGPSVASDVYTVGRTLAVLVANVPMEKGRYVDGLPSPTEDDTLAKYNSLYRLLVKATAEEPEERFSSAAELTDQLLGVLRECLSTKSGEPRPGLSVVFTPQRSTFGVELMLRAVDPDPEVHDDRLRAPEVLAALPIPIANPSDPAAGVLALTMRSDPTQILDSLAELREAMAGTVEIDLAEARAHLELGEVDAATTLLDSLASREPHRWQVTWYRAETALMQGDYAAAYDYFETVTDQAPGEAAPKLAAAVAAEFCYVSGESDPEGWLERARCRYENVWRTDRGIISAAFGAARMRRAAGDIVGTVEILDQVPSTSRHYHNALCSSVVALVHGRDLAEVTEAQLHEAARRVRTLPKSEFRRLQLRALVLGVALGWVQHRNQHGRLDGTRTLLDHALTERGLRKATEKSLRDIAALAERKRQRHALVDLANAIRPRTLF from the coding sequence ATGACTGACGACGTCGACGAATCCGAGCACACGCAGGCCCAGGTCGTCACGTTCGACGATGACGAGGAGGAGCAGGGCACCGTCGGCGCGCCCATGGTGGACCTGTTCGACGACACCGAGCCGCCGCCGGTCGGGACGCAGGTCACGGCCGTACCGCCACCCGCCCCCGCCGTCGCGACCGAAGCGACTCCGCGGTTCGGCAACGGGCCGGTGCGCAGCGTGAGCACCACCCGCGTCGCCGCGCGCCGCCGCGTGGGCGGCGGCCTCGTGGAGATCCCCCGGATCACCGAGGTCGACCCGTCCGAGGCGATCCGGACCAACCCGATCATCGCGGAGGGCAAGCGGTACTGCTGGAACTGCCGCAAGCCCGTCGGCCGCGCCCACGACGGTGAGCCCGGGCAACTGATCGGCACGTGCCCGCACTGCGGCGCCCGGTTCTCGTTCGAGCCTGCGCTCAAGCCGGGCGACATCGTCGCCGACCAGTACGAGATCAAGGGCGCGATCGCGCACGGCGGGATGGGCTGGATCTACCTGGCCACGGACCTCAACGTCGTCGACCGCCCCGTCGTGCTCAAGGGCCTGCTCAACTCGGGCGACGCGCAGGCGCAGGCTGTCGCCGTCTCGGAACGACGGTTCCTCGCCGAGATGACGCACCCGTCGATCGTCAAGATCTACAATTTCGTCGAGCACCCCGACCCGGACGGTACCCAGATCGGATACATCGTGATGGAGTACGTGCCGGGCAAGACGGTCAAGGACATCCTGGCCGAGGCCGCCGAGGACGGTGACGCCGGCGCCAAGGTGGAGGTCGAGCAGGCGATCGCGTACATCCTCGAGGTGCTCCCGGCACTCGGGTACCTGCACAGCCTGGGCCTGGCCTACAACGACCTCAAGCCCGACAACATCATGATCAGCGAGGAGGACGTCAAGCTCATCGACCTGGGCGCCGTCGCCCCGCTCGCGGGGTACGGATACATCTACGGCACACCGGGATTCCAGGCGCCGGAGATCGCCAAGACCGGACCGTCGGTGGCCTCGGACGTGTACACGGTCGGCCGCACGCTGGCGGTCCTGGTCGCCAACGTGCCGATGGAGAAGGGCCGGTACGTCGACGGTCTGCCCTCGCCCACCGAGGACGACACCCTCGCGAAGTACAACTCGCTGTACCGGCTGCTGGTGAAGGCCACGGCGGAGGAGCCGGAGGAGCGCTTCTCCTCGGCGGCGGAACTGACCGATCAGTTGCTCGGCGTGCTGCGGGAGTGCCTGTCCACCAAGTCCGGAGAGCCGCGCCCCGGGCTCTCGGTGGTCTTCACCCCGCAGCGCTCGACCTTCGGCGTGGAGCTGATGCTGCGCGCCGTCGATCCCGACCCGGAGGTGCACGACGACCGGCTGCGCGCACCGGAAGTCCTGGCGGCGCTGCCGATTCCGATCGCCAATCCGTCCGATCCGGCCGCGGGGGTGCTCGCGCTGACGATGCGCAGCGACCCCACGCAGATCCTGGACTCGCTGGCCGAGCTGCGCGAGGCGATGGCCGGCACCGTCGAGATCGACCTCGCGGAGGCCCGCGCGCACCTGGAGCTCGGCGAGGTGGACGCCGCCACCACGCTGCTCGATTCGCTCGCCTCCCGCGAGCCGCACCGCTGGCAGGTCACCTGGTACCGCGCCGAGACCGCGCTCATGCAGGGCGATTACGCCGCCGCCTACGACTACTTCGAGACGGTGACCGACCAGGCCCCCGGCGAGGCGGCACCCAAGCTGGCTGCCGCCGTCGCCGCCGAATTCTGCTACGTCTCCGGCGAATCCGATCCCGAGGGGTGGCTGGAACGGGCACGGTGCCGGTACGAGAACGTGTGGCGCACCGACCGCGGCATCATCTCGGCGGCCTTCGGCGCCGCCCGGATGCGGCGCGCGGCGGGCGACATCGTGGGCACCGTCGAGATCCTCGACCAGGTCCCGTCGACGAGCCGGCACTACCACAACGCACTCTGCTCGTCGGTGGTCGCGCTGGTGCACGGCCGTGACCTGGCCGAGGTCACGGAGGCGCAGCTGCACGAGGCGGCACGGCGCGTGCGCACCCTGCCCAAGTCCGAATTCCGCCGGCTGCAGCTACGCGCCCTGGTCCTCGGCGTGGCGCTCGGCTGGGTGCAGCACCGCAACCAGCACGGCCGGCTGGACGGCACCCGCACGCTGCTCGATCACGCCCTCACCGAGCGCGGACTGCGCAAGGCCACGGAGAAGTCGCTGCGCGACATCGCCGCGCTCGCCGAACGCAAACGGCAGCGGCACGCGCTGGTCGATCTCGCGAACGCGATCCGCCCCCGCACCCTTTTCTGA
- a CDS encoding glutamate ABC transporter substrate-binding protein, whose translation MMRRALSGIALAMTIALASTACVVSAPEAPGDAVTAVNQPVPGSGAVVPADTPIPPEVSMCTATPSPSGLPAPGQMVPGTTMADIQDRGRLVVGIDIGSNLLSFRDPITGEIKGFDADIAHQIAAAIFGDPDRIHFRILSTAERQKALEEGTVDVVVKTMSATCDRAKSVAFSATYFIAQQRILAPRGAPINTVGDLSSRRVCEVRGTTSLDRVRRLVPSATVVAADSWSDCLVMLQQSQVDAISTDDAILAGLEDQDPNLTITGPSMGLEYYAVGVGKNRTDLVRFINGVLLRMAFDGTWMRLYNQWFAPSLGQVWSAPAARYEG comes from the coding sequence ATGATGCGCCGCGCACTGAGTGGGATCGCCCTCGCGATGACCATCGCGCTGGCGTCGACGGCCTGCGTCGTCTCGGCGCCCGAGGCGCCCGGCGACGCCGTCACCGCGGTCAACCAGCCGGTCCCGGGGTCCGGTGCCGTCGTCCCGGCGGACACCCCGATTCCCCCCGAGGTGTCGATGTGCACCGCGACGCCCTCGCCGTCGGGCCTGCCCGCGCCGGGACAGATGGTGCCGGGCACGACGATGGCCGACATCCAGGACCGCGGCCGCCTCGTCGTCGGCATCGACATCGGCTCGAACCTGCTCTCCTTCCGAGACCCCATCACCGGGGAGATCAAGGGGTTCGACGCCGACATCGCGCACCAGATCGCCGCCGCCATCTTCGGCGATCCGGACCGCATCCACTTCCGCATCCTCTCCACCGCGGAGCGGCAGAAGGCGCTCGAGGAGGGCACCGTCGACGTGGTGGTCAAGACCATGTCCGCCACGTGCGACCGCGCGAAGTCGGTGGCCTTCTCGGCAACCTACTTCATCGCGCAGCAGCGCATCCTCGCCCCGCGGGGCGCCCCGATCAACACCGTCGGCGATCTGTCCAGCCGCCGGGTGTGCGAGGTGCGCGGCACCACGTCGCTCGACCGGGTACGACGACTGGTCCCGAGCGCCACCGTCGTGGCCGCGGACTCCTGGTCGGACTGCCTGGTGATGCTGCAGCAGTCGCAGGTGGACGCGATCTCCACCGACGACGCCATCCTCGCGGGGCTGGAGGACCAGGACCCGAACCTCACCATCACGGGGCCGTCGATGGGGCTCGAGTACTACGCGGTCGGCGTCGGGAAGAACCGGACCGACCTCGTGCGTTTCATCAATGGGGTGCTCCTGCGGATGGCCTTCGACGGGACGTGGATGCGCCTGTACAACCAGTGGTTCGCCCCGTCGCTCGGGCAGGTCTGGTCGGCACCGGCGGCGAGGTACGAGGGGTGA
- a CDS encoding NUDIX hydrolase yields the protein MLGDGNGWVRDPDGSRFWGRFGAAGLLALSPDESRVLLQHRAWWSHQGGTWALPGGARDSHESAADAALREAFEETGLPPTSLEVISEVVTARSQVGWTYTTVLARLVEPRELVPNEESTALEWVHLGAVSDRKLHPAFAAAWPELQVQVRALADD from the coding sequence ATGTTGGGTGACGGGAACGGCTGGGTCCGCGACCCGGACGGTTCCCGGTTCTGGGGCCGGTTCGGTGCCGCGGGTCTGTTGGCTCTGTCGCCGGACGAGAGCCGCGTGTTACTCCAGCACCGGGCGTGGTGGAGCCACCAGGGCGGGACGTGGGCGCTGCCCGGCGGGGCGCGCGATTCGCACGAATCCGCCGCCGACGCGGCGCTGCGCGAGGCGTTCGAGGAGACGGGGCTCCCGCCCACGTCGCTCGAGGTGATCTCGGAGGTGGTCACCGCCCGCTCTCAGGTCGGCTGGACCTACACGACGGTGCTCGCCCGCCTCGTCGAGCCGCGCGAACTGGTGCCGAACGAGGAGTCCACGGCGCTCGAGTGGGTGCACCTCGGTGCCGTCTCGGACCGCAAGCTGCACCCCGCCTTCGCCGCCGCCTGGCCGGAGCTGCAGGTCCAGGTGCGCGCCCTCGCGGACGACTAG
- the thiE gene encoding thiamine phosphate synthase, which translates to MISPRERLASASLYLCTDARRERGDLAEFVAAALRGGVDIVQLRDKGSAGEREFGALEAAQEIELVAQLREIAHAHGALVAVNDRADIAYAARADVLHLGQDDLPVPVAREIVGPDVVIGRSTHDGAQARAAAAEEGVDYFCTGPCWPTPTKPGRPAPGLPLVRETAAAAPARKWFAIGGIDLPRVPEVTAAGADAIVVVRAITAAADPEAAARALASALTAG; encoded by the coding sequence ATGATCTCCCCCCGCGAGCGGCTCGCCTCCGCCTCCCTGTACCTGTGCACCGACGCCCGACGCGAGCGCGGTGACCTCGCCGAGTTCGTGGCCGCCGCACTGCGGGGCGGCGTCGACATCGTGCAGTTGCGCGACAAGGGCTCGGCCGGCGAGCGCGAGTTCGGGGCGCTCGAGGCGGCGCAGGAGATCGAGCTCGTCGCGCAGCTGCGGGAGATCGCACACGCGCACGGCGCCCTGGTCGCGGTGAACGACCGCGCCGACATCGCGTACGCCGCCCGCGCCGACGTCCTGCACCTCGGCCAGGACGATCTGCCGGTGCCGGTGGCCCGGGAGATCGTGGGGCCGGACGTGGTGATCGGTCGCTCCACGCACGACGGTGCCCAGGCCCGCGCGGCCGCCGCGGAGGAGGGCGTCGACTACTTCTGCACCGGGCCGTGCTGGCCCACCCCCACGAAGCCGGGCCGCCCCGCGCCGGGGCTGCCGTTGGTCCGCGAGACCGCCGCGGCGGCGCCCGCCCGGAAGTGGTTCGCCATCGGCGGCATCGACCTGCCCCGGGTGCCCGAGGTGACCGCCGCCGGTGCGGACGCGATCGTCGTGGTCCGCGCCATCACCGCCGCCGCCGACCCCGAAGCCGCCGCCCGCGCCCTCGCGTCCGCCCTCACCGCCGGCTGA